The Balaenoptera acutorostrata chromosome 10, mBalAcu1.1, whole genome shotgun sequence genome has a window encoding:
- the HMCES gene encoding abasic site processing protein HMCES isoform X1 — protein sequence MCGRTSCHLPKEVLARACAYRDRQGQRRLPEWRDPDRYCPSYNKSPQSSSPVLLSRLHVEKGADSSERIIAPMRWGLVPSWFKEADPSKLQYNTSNCRSDTIMEKRSFKVPLGKGRRCVVLADGFYEWQRCQRTNRTQPYFIYFPQIKTEKSESMGAADGPEDWEKVWDNWRPLTMAGLFDCWEPPEGGDCLYSYTIITVDSCKGLNGIHHRMPAILDGEEAVSMWLDFGEVSAQEALKLIHPTENITFHRVSSVVNSSRNNTPECLLPLRLLGRKELKASGSSQKMLQWLATKSPKKQDTKTPQKAESDVPQWSSQFLKKSPLSPKRGGADLLERWLKREKEEEPVAKRPHTQ from the exons ATGTGCGGGCGGACGTCCTGCCACCTGCCCAAGGAGGTCCTCGCCCGGGCCTGCGCCTACCGGGACCGGCAGGGCCAACGGCGGCTCCCAGAGTGGAGGGACCCGGACCGGTACTGCCCGTCGTACAACAAGAGCCCGCAGTCCAGCAGCCCGGTGCTCCTGTCCCGGCTGCACGTGGAGAAG GGCGCAGACTCATCTGAGCGTATCATTGCTCCCATGCGGTGGGGCTTGGTCCCATCTTGGTTTAAAGAAGCTGATCCTTCCAAGCTGCAGTACAACACTAGCAACTGTCGTAGTGATACCATAATGGAGAAACGGTCCTTTAAG GTGCCTCTGGGAAAGGGAAGACGCTGTGTTGTTTTAGCAGATGGTTTCTATGAGTGGCAGCGATGTCAGAGAACAAACCGGACGCAGCCCTACTTCATCTACTTCCCCCAAATCAAAACAGAAAAG TCAGAGAGCATGGGTGCTGCAGATGGCCCTGAGGACTGGGAGAAAGTCTGGGACAACTGGAGGCCGCTGACAATGGCCGGGCTCTTTGACTGCTGGGAGCCCCCGGAGGGAGGAGACTGCCTGTATTCTTACACCATCATCACAGTGGATTCTTGCAAAGGCTTGAATGGCATCCACCACAG GATGCCTGCCATACTAGATGGAGAGGAGGCAGTCTCTATGTGGCTGGACTTCGGGGAGGTCTCAGCTCAAGAAGCTCTGAAGTTAATTCACCCCACGGAGAACATCACCTTCCACCGAGTCTCCTCCGTGGTGAACAGCTCCCGGAACAACACTCCTGAGTGCCTGCTTCCTCTCCGCTTGCTGGGCAGAAAG gAGCTCAAGGCAAGTGGCAGCAGCCAGAAGATGTTGCAATGGCTGGCCACAAAGTCACCCAAAAAGCAAGACACCAAAACACCCCAAAAGGCAGAGTCAGATGTGCCCCAGTGGTCCAGCCAGTTCTTGAA
- the HMCES gene encoding abasic site processing protein HMCES isoform X2, with the protein MCGRTSCHLPKEVLARACAYRDRQGQRRLPEWRDPDRYCPSYNKSPQSSSPVLLSRLHVEKGADSSERIIAPMRWGLVPSWFKEADPSKLQYNTSNCRSDTIMEKRSFKVPLGKGRRCVVLADGFYEWQRCQRTNRTQPYFIYFPQIKTEKSESMGAADGPEDWEKVWDNWRPLTMAGLFDCWEPPEGGDCLYSYTIITVDSCKGLNGIHHRMPAILDGEEAVSMWLDFGEVSAQEALKLIHPTENITFHRVSSVVNSSRNNTPECLLPLRLLGRKTLPRFCHGLYSRRIHILERWHRVNSEASVRGWRRSSRQVAAARRCCNGWPQSHPKSKTPKHPKRQSQMCPSGPASS; encoded by the exons ATGTGCGGGCGGACGTCCTGCCACCTGCCCAAGGAGGTCCTCGCCCGGGCCTGCGCCTACCGGGACCGGCAGGGCCAACGGCGGCTCCCAGAGTGGAGGGACCCGGACCGGTACTGCCCGTCGTACAACAAGAGCCCGCAGTCCAGCAGCCCGGTGCTCCTGTCCCGGCTGCACGTGGAGAAG GGCGCAGACTCATCTGAGCGTATCATTGCTCCCATGCGGTGGGGCTTGGTCCCATCTTGGTTTAAAGAAGCTGATCCTTCCAAGCTGCAGTACAACACTAGCAACTGTCGTAGTGATACCATAATGGAGAAACGGTCCTTTAAG GTGCCTCTGGGAAAGGGAAGACGCTGTGTTGTTTTAGCAGATGGTTTCTATGAGTGGCAGCGATGTCAGAGAACAAACCGGACGCAGCCCTACTTCATCTACTTCCCCCAAATCAAAACAGAAAAG TCAGAGAGCATGGGTGCTGCAGATGGCCCTGAGGACTGGGAGAAAGTCTGGGACAACTGGAGGCCGCTGACAATGGCCGGGCTCTTTGACTGCTGGGAGCCCCCGGAGGGAGGAGACTGCCTGTATTCTTACACCATCATCACAGTGGATTCTTGCAAAGGCTTGAATGGCATCCACCACAG GATGCCTGCCATACTAGATGGAGAGGAGGCAGTCTCTATGTGGCTGGACTTCGGGGAGGTCTCAGCTCAAGAAGCTCTGAAGTTAATTCACCCCACGGAGAACATCACCTTCCACCGAGTCTCCTCCGTGGTGAACAGCTCCCGGAACAACACTCCTGAGTGCCTGCTTCCTCTCCGCTTGCTGGGCAGAAAG ACACTGCCCCGTTTCTGCCATGGTCTTTACTCCAGAAGAATTCACATTCTGGAGAGGTGGCATCGTGTGAACTCAGAAGCTTCAGTCCGGGGTTGGCGAAG gAGCTCAAGGCAAGTGGCAGCAGCCAGAAGATGTTGCAATGGCTGGCCACAAAGTCACCCAAAAAGCAAGACACCAAAACACCCCAAAAGGCAGAGTCAGATGTGCCCCAGTGGTCCAGCCAGTTCTTGA